Sequence from the Aquimarina sp. Aq107 genome:
TTTTGCAGATAACCGGTTTAATTAAAATTACCATATTTTTAATAGTATCGCAATTGATGTTTCTTATTTTGCAATGTAAAGATTATTCTGCTTGCTTTTTAAATCATTTTTATGAAACATTTCTCTCTCTTACTACTATTAGTTATAACGTTTAATACATTTGGTCAGTTTACAGATAATGCGTTAATTCCTGTGGAACGACATTCTCTCAATTCGAGTATTTTACAGGAAAAAAGAAGTTTCCAGGTGTATTTACCACCTAGTTATTTTTATAGCGATCAAGGGAACTTTCCAGTTATCTATTTAATGGATGGAGATTACAATTTTTATCATGATTCTGGATTGGTAGAATTTCTATCTAGTGTAGCGGATAAAATACCGGAGATGATTGTGGTTGCAATTTCTGATAAAGGAAGTGTAAAGTATCGAGAATATTGTCGCCCCAATGCAGAAGGTTCAGAAGGCGGAAGTGCAAATAAGTTTATGTCATTTTTGGAACAAGAATTAAAACCTTTAGTGAATAAGAAATACAGGACATCTTCATATGATATACTAGTAGGACATTCTATGGGAGGTTTATTTGTTGTAAACCATTATCTAGAAAAGCAGACTGCATTTGATAGTTTTATTGCGATTGATCCTTCTTTATGGTGGAATGATTATACACTTAATAAAACAGCAGATACGGTTTTTAAAAATCAAAAAGAGTTAAGTGCTAACTTATTTTTGTCTTTAGCCAATACGCAGGGTATGGGTGTGAGAGGTTTTGTAGGGGTATTAGATAAATACTTTCCTTACGATACTAATTGGAGCTTTACATATTATAAGGATGAGAATCACGGATCCGTTCATATGATTGCATTGAAAGAGGCATTAATTCAATTATTTAAAGATTGGGAAGTTAGTAGAGATAAATTCTACTCATTTTCATCTGCGAAAGATCTAATAAATCATTTTAAAAAATTAAATACAGATTTTGATACTAAGTTTTCACTACCTGCTTATAACTTTGGTAATATGATGAATTATTATTATCGTAAAAATTTAAAAGAAGATATAGCAATTTTGGAATCAGAGATAAAAATTCATTTCCCAAATTCATTAGATATTTTTTATAGTACACTAGGAGGGTATCAGTTAGAAGATAAGAAATATAATGAAGCGGAAGTAACTTTTAAAAAGAGTTTGGAAAGCCACCCGAACTCGTTCCGTGCTTATGATGGTTTGTCAAAAATATATACCGCTAGAAAAAAAATAAAAGAAGCTGAACAGGCAAGTCGTCAGGCTATTTTGCTAGCCAAAAAAGTCAAAGCAAGACAATGGCAATTAAATGAATTAGAATCTAATTTGGATTTGATTCTTAAGTTTTCCAAAAAATAAATTTTTCAGAATAAAAATACTTGTCAAGTTTTCGGTTGCTGAATAAATATCGTCATCGGTACTTTGTTACAAACAAAAAACGATGAATTTTAAAGAATTACATAATCAAGAAAGACCATTGCTTTTAGGAAATGTATGGGATGTTCCTAGTAGTAAAATGGCAGAAAAACTAGGTTTCCAGGCGATAGGAACATCGAGCTCCGCCATTGCAGCTCTATTAGGATATGAAGATGGCGAACAAATGGAATTTTCTGAATTAAGATATTTTGTCGAACGAATTAAAGTAAATTCTAATTTACCTTTATCTGTAGATTTGGAGGCTGGTTATAGCAGAAACCCTATAATTATTACGGAGCATATAAGAAAAATGGCTGATTTAGGTGTTTCGGGAATTAATATAGAGGATAGTATTGTTGATGATAAAAGAATATTGTTACCTGCAAAAGAATTTGCTAATAAGTTGGAAAGAATAATGAATGTAGTATCAAAAGAAAATTTGGATATTTTTATAAATGTAAGAACAGATACTTTTTTGTTAGAACATCCTAATGTGCTTGAGGAAACTAAAAAACGAATACAATTGTATGAAAAAGCAGGTGCCGATGGGATTTTTATTCCATGTATTAAAAAAGAGCTAGAAATCAAGGAAATTGTAAGGTATACTCAATTGCCTGTCAATGTAATGTGTGTACCTGATTTATCAGATTTTGATACTTTGAAAAAATTAGGAGTACGAAGAATTAGTATTGGTAATTTTTTGTTTGATAAAATGTATAGTCAATTAGGTAGTACCACCAAAAGAATACTAGATCAAGGATCATTTCAATCTATTTTTTGAGATATGCTGATTACTGAAAATGATAAAATAGAATTATATTATAGAGCTTTATTGGAACGAAAAGAAAGCTTTGTAGGGATCTTTTTTGTAGGTGTAAAAACAACTTCGGTTTTTTGTATAGCTACTTGTAGGGCGAGAAAACCTAAATTAGAAAATGTAGAGTTTTATACATCGATTAAAGAGGCTTTGGATAATGGATACAGACCTTGTAAAATTTGCAAACCAACAGAGAATGCCAATAAGGCTCCTGATCAGGTAGAAAGAGCAATAGCTTTAGTGCAACAAAATCCAAAAGAGAAAATTACTGATAATCAATTGCGTAAACTGGCAATTAGTCCAAATATTATAAGAAGGTGGTTTAAGAAAAGCTATGGAATGACATTTCAGAGTTATCAAAGAATGTATCGAATTAATAATGCTTTTCAAGAATTAAAAAAAGGTAAAAATGCCACACATACAGCCTTTGATATGGGCTATGAGTCTTTAAGTGGTTTTGGGTACACTTTTAAGAAGATGATAGGAAATTCTCCTAAAAAAAGCAGTGATAAAAAAATCATTTTAATTGATAGATTAACAACACCGTTAGGTCCAATGTTTATTTGTGCTACCGAAAAGGGAGTTTGTCTTTTAGAATTTGTAGATAGACAATTACTAGAAAAAGAATTTGAAGATTTGCAAAAGCGATTGAATGCTTCGATACTGGTAGGAAATAATAAACATATTAAACAAGCTAAAAGAGAGGTGGCAGAATATTTCGAAGGTAAAAGAAAAGTCTTTGATGTGCTTCTTGAAACACCAGGAACTGAGTTTCAAAATATAGTTTGGGGTTGTATAAAAGAAATTAAATATGGAGAAACGATAACATATCAACAACAAGCAGAAAGGATATGTAAACCAAAAGCAATTAGAGCCGTAGCTTCTGCTAATGGATGTAATAGAATATCCATCATAATTCCTTGTCATAGAGTTATAGGAAAAAATGGGAATATGACAGGATATAGCGGAGGAATAGAACGCAAAAAATGGTTGTTAACGCACGAAAAAGATAGTTAGCCTTTGTGACTATTTGATATAAAAACTACGGCTGAATTTCTAAGTTTTACTTTAAAATTCAGCCTTACTTTATAAAATTTATTAAATCACGATTTAGTTAGAATCGCTGATCACTTTTTTCGTTTTAATTACTTTGTTTGCAGAGTTCAATAACCTCAGGAAATAAATACCCTTAGGTAAGTTTGTGACAAAACTAACGTTGTTAGATGAGGAATTTGGTATAGATTTACTAGCAACTTCTCTACCAAATATATCAATGATTTGTGCTTTGGTAATTTCGGTATTGTTTTTTGGTAATTGAATCGTAAGGTTTGTGGTAAAAGGATTTGGATATATCAAAATATCAGTATTCTCTATAGATTCGCTTCTGTTTGATAGGCTTTGACTACTACCAGAACAGATTACTTCAAATTCTTTAATAGATGAC
This genomic interval carries:
- a CDS encoding alpha/beta hydrolase-fold protein, which produces MKHFSLLLLLVITFNTFGQFTDNALIPVERHSLNSSILQEKRSFQVYLPPSYFYSDQGNFPVIYLMDGDYNFYHDSGLVEFLSSVADKIPEMIVVAISDKGSVKYREYCRPNAEGSEGGSANKFMSFLEQELKPLVNKKYRTSSYDILVGHSMGGLFVVNHYLEKQTAFDSFIAIDPSLWWNDYTLNKTADTVFKNQKELSANLFLSLANTQGMGVRGFVGVLDKYFPYDTNWSFTYYKDENHGSVHMIALKEALIQLFKDWEVSRDKFYSFSSAKDLINHFKKLNTDFDTKFSLPAYNFGNMMNYYYRKNLKEDIAILESEIKIHFPNSLDIFYSTLGGYQLEDKKYNEAEVTFKKSLESHPNSFRAYDGLSKIYTARKKIKEAEQASRQAILLAKKVKARQWQLNELESNLDLILKFSKK
- a CDS encoding isocitrate lyase/phosphoenolpyruvate mutase family protein, whose amino-acid sequence is MNFKELHNQERPLLLGNVWDVPSSKMAEKLGFQAIGTSSSAIAALLGYEDGEQMEFSELRYFVERIKVNSNLPLSVDLEAGYSRNPIIITEHIRKMADLGVSGINIEDSIVDDKRILLPAKEFANKLERIMNVVSKENLDIFINVRTDTFLLEHPNVLEETKKRIQLYEKAGADGIFIPCIKKELEIKEIVRYTQLPVNVMCVPDLSDFDTLKKLGVRRISIGNFLFDKMYSQLGSTTKRILDQGSFQSIF
- a CDS encoding bifunctional transcriptional activator/DNA repair enzyme AdaA; its protein translation is MLITENDKIELYYRALLERKESFVGIFFVGVKTTSVFCIATCRARKPKLENVEFYTSIKEALDNGYRPCKICKPTENANKAPDQVERAIALVQQNPKEKITDNQLRKLAISPNIIRRWFKKSYGMTFQSYQRMYRINNAFQELKKGKNATHTAFDMGYESLSGFGYTFKKMIGNSPKKSSDKKIILIDRLTTPLGPMFICATEKGVCLLEFVDRQLLEKEFEDLQKRLNASILVGNNKHIKQAKREVAEYFEGKRKVFDVLLETPGTEFQNIVWGCIKEIKYGETITYQQQAERICKPKAIRAVASANGCNRISIIIPCHRVIGKNGNMTGYSGGIERKKWLLTHEKDS